Below is a window of Halobaculum lipolyticum DNA.
GACGCGCTCCACGAAGGGGCGCGAGAACGGCTGTCACGGCGCCGATACGCCCTTGTCGCCGCCTCACGATCGTGGCGTCGTGACCGACCACCGCTTCCACGTCGTCGACGTGTTCGCCCGCGGCGACGAGCGGTTCACGGGTAACCAACTCGCCGTGTTCCACGACGCGGCCGACCTCGACGGCGACGAGGCGCTCGCGCTCACCCGCGAGACGAACTTCTCGGAGTGCACGTTCGTCGACGGCCGGTGCGACGACGGGAGCTACGACGTCCGGATCTTCGACCCGGCGGAGGAGATCCCGTTCGCCGGCCACCCGACGCTCGGCACCGCGGCGGTGTTGCGCGAACTCGCCGGCGACGCCCCCGGCGACGAACTCACTCTCGACCTCGGCGTCGGTCCCATCGACGTGTGGGTCGAGCGCGGGCCCGCAGATGACCGCGCCGACGGAGCCGAGGAGTACTGGATGCGCCAGATCCCGCCGGAGTTCGGCGCCACGGTCGCGTCCGAACGGATCGCACCCGTGTTGGGACTCGACGCGGCCGCCGTCGACGACGGCGCGCCCGTCCAGTCGGTGTCGACCGGACTCCCGACGCTCGTGGTCCCCCTCGCCTCGGTCGACGCCGTCGAGCGGGCGGCGACGACGGAGCCGGCGTACACAGAGTTCGTCGACTCGTTCGGCGAGCACAACGTCCTCGTCGTCGCCCGCGGCGGCGTCGACGGCGGCGACCTCCACGCCCGGGTGTTCGCCGACTACGCCGGCGTGCCCGAGGATCCGGCGACCGGCTCGGCGGCCGGCTGTCTCGCCGGCTGGCTGGTCGAACACGGGTGGCTCGGCGACGGCCCGGTGTCCGCGACCGTCGAGCAAGGGTACGAACTGGGCAGGCCCTCGCGGCTGCGGCTGCGGGCCGAGCGCGGCGAGGACGGGACCCCCACCGTCGAGGTCGGCGGGGCGGTCGTCCCGGTCGCCGAGGGGCGGCTACTGTAGCCGAACACCCACTCGGCCCGGACCGGCCCGTCAGATCCCGGGGACCAGCGCCGTCACGCCGAGCGTCTCCAGCACCATCCAGAGGATGAACACGCCGTACAGCCCGAGCAACGCGATCGCTTCCGGGCGTTCGAGTTCGAGGTCCGTCCGGGTGACGACGAGGAAGCCGAGCGTCGCGACCGTGAGGAACCCCATCATCGGCACCGCGGTCCCGAAGTCCAAGTCGATGCTCCCGGCCAGCAACACGCCGACCGGGATCGCGACGAGCAAGTCGAAGGTGTTGCTGCCGAGGACGTTCGCGAGGCTGGTGGGACCGCGACCGGCCTCGGCCGCACGGACCGAGACGACGGTGTCGGGGAGGCTCGTCCCGGCGGCGACCACGGTCAGCCCCCAGACGGCCGACGGGACGCCGAGGACGGTCTCCAGCGACACCGCCGCCTCCACGAGCGCCTCGACGCCGACGAGGATCGCCAGGATCGACCCGATCAGGAACAGCCACTGGCGGGTCGGGTTCACGTCCTCGACCGCCGGGGCGTCGAAGTCGGAGACGTCCTGCGCCTGGATGAAGAGGTAGACGCCGTACAGCGCCAGCGGGATGAGCGCCAGCGGCCGCGTCAGCGTGGACGTGAGTCCGTCGTCGACCGGTTGCGGTACGTAGATCACCCCCAACGAGAAGGTGAGCAACAGCACCGCGACCGCGAGCATGTAGAACTGCGTCTCCTTGTACACCACGTCGCGGTCGGCCCGTAGTCCCCGTCCGCGGAGCGCGCTCCATCCGGGGATCACGAGGATGTTGAACACCGCAGACCCGACGATGGCGCCGACCCCGAGGTCGAAGTTGTCGTACAGCAGCACCGAGAACACGACGCTCGTCAGCTCCGGGAACGACGACCCGATCGCGGCGATCACGGCGCCTTGCACGACCGCGGGGAGTCCGTAGTGCGCACCGAGGCGCTCGCTCGCGGATTCGAGGCGCCCGCCCGCCACCCAGACGATCGCGGTGCCGACGACGATCAGCCCGAGCGCGGGCAACAGCGAGACCATATCACGTCCGTGTCCGCCGGCGTAAAAACGCACCCGGAACGGCGTCGCCGGCCAGTTTACGCGATGTCCCGGGAGGTGTCGATGGCGACCCGCTCTTCGAGCTTCAGCTTCACCGTCTCGTCGAGCGCGCGGCCGCCGCGGAACTTCGGCACCGCGAGCTTGTTCACCACGTCGCTGCCGCGGACCTCCGTGTCGAGGTCCCACACGACGTCGGCGACGTGTTCGGTCATCGCGCGGTTGGCCGGCTCGTCGCCCCCCTTCATCGCGTGGAGGAACGCGACGCTGCCGGTGTTGACCATCGCCGTCTGGAGTTCGTTGAGGAAGCGGCGGTAGCGCGCGCGCTCGCTCCGCTCCAGCGGGTCCGTGACGTCGATGACGAGGTTCGCGCTCTCGGGGAGCGCGCTGACGAGCCGGTTGGCGGCGTCGAGCGGGGCGTCCCCGCCGATGTCGCGGACCGTCGGCGTGCCAACGCGCGAGCGAGTCCGGTCGAGCGCGTCCGACACCGCCTGGTCGGAGCGCAGCGTCGTGAGGTACAGCGTGCCGCGGGCGGCCGTCAGCTCGTACAGCAACAGCTCCGACTGGCTCGCGGGGTCGGCAGAGAACAGGACGATGCTGCCCGCCGGGATACCGCCGTCGAGGCGGCGGTCGAGCACCTCGATCCCGGTGGGCAGTCTCCCCTCCATGACATCGACTCACGAACTACTGGGGCATAATCGTTTCTCACGCCGTCCGACGGGATTTTACCGACTCCCGGTCGCCGGTCAACCCGTCCGCGATCTCCCGGTGTGCCGACCTCGCGCGGCGCGACGCCGTCGCCGGCTCGTCGAGGCGGGGGACGCACGCGACCACCCGGCAGCCGAGGAGGTCCCCGACCCCCGACGGGACGACCGTCGCGCGGGTCACGACCGCGCCGGCGACCGGCGTGTCGACCCGCCGTGCGACCGCGGCGATCTTGGCGGCGTCCCGCAGCGACGCGGTGCACGCCTCCGAGAGGAGCAGCGCGCGGTCGGCCGCCCGCACCGGCGCGACCGCGTCCGGCGCCGCCCCCGCGGGGCAGTCGACGAGGACGGCCGTCCCGGCGTCCGTCTCGGCGGCGATCGCTCGGAACACGCGGCCGGGGTCCCGCTCGGCGGGCCGCTCGGGCGCCGGCAACACCCGGACCGGCTCGCGGGCGTCGCCGGGGACCGCCTCCGTCGCGTCGCGTGCGGCGTCGACGACGCCGGCGCCGTCGGGGAACGCCGTCCGTCGCGGGACGCCCGCGAGCGCCCCCAGATCCGGGAGGTCCCAGTCGGCGTCGACCGCGAGAACGGGCCGGCCGCGCGCGGCGAACACCCGTGCCAGCCCGAGCGTCGTCGTCGTCTTGCCGGTGCCGCCCTTCCCGCCGGTGATCGAGAGCACGGGGCGGCTGGGTCGCTATCGGGTTTCAACCCTCGCCGCTCGGAGCCGACGGCGGCCGGCGCGGGCGTCGCGAAGCGGGAGCCGGGAGTAGTCGGGGAGAACCGCGGGTCAGTCCTGACAGCAGCCGCCGGCCTCGCCGCCGAAGTCGACGAGCAGTCCCTCGGAGATAGCCTCGTTCAGGCCCTCGAGTCGGTCCTGCAGCTCGTCTTGGGCCTCGACGTACTCCTTCATCACCGGGAGCGCGTGGAGCGACTGCTGGGCCTCCTGCACCTGTTCGAGCGTCTCCTGGTCGGCGCGGCCGGCCTGCCGGGCCATCGCGAACTCCTGGCGGAGCTGCTCGAACTCGGAGATCCGCTCTTGGGCCTCCTCGTCCTCGCGGACCGCGGCCTTCGCCTCCTCGAAGCGCCGGTACTCGGACGTCTCCGCGATCGCGTCGCCCAGCTCGCGGGCGAGGGCGTCGACCGAATCGTCCGTCGTCGCCGCCTCGGGGGCGTCGGTCTCGATGCTCATAGCCTCGATTGGGACCAGCGGCTGTTAAGCCCCGCGGCTGGGGAACATCGCGGTCGAGCGGAGGGAGAGACCGGTCGGGACACGCGGAATCGATGGCCCTCGCTCCGGTATCGACCCGGTATCGACCTCGGACGACCTCAGACGATCGCCGCGTACAGCGACGTCGCGACCGTGACGACGGCGACGAGGACGGTCCAGTTCCGCGGCGTGTCGAGCGCGCCGTACGGCCCGCCCTTCCGGCTGAACAGGTACGCGAAGTAGACGACCAACGGGGTGAGCCGCAGCGGGGTCGAGACGGCGATGCCGGCCAGCAGGTCGACGCCGACGGTGAGGAGGAGCGCGCCGGCGGCGGCCGTCCCGGCCACCACGAGGTCGTCGCGGGCGTCGTCGAGATCCATCTATGGGACGGTGGGGGAATCGGAAGTAATCGGTGTCGGTTCGGAGTGCGGGACCGGAGTCGATCCCGACGAGGCGGGTGTTACTCCTCGGCGTCTTCCAGCTCCTCGACCAGTTCGTCGGCGTCGACGTCGACGTCGTCCATGTCGACGTCGTCGAGGGCCTCCTCGATGTCCTCGCCGCCCATGCCGCCGCCCATGCCGCCCATCATGCCGCCCATGCCGCCCATCATGCCGCCGGAGCCGTCGATGACCTCCTCGACGACGACGCGGTCGAGGTCGAGGCGGCCCATGATGTCCTGGGCGATCTGCTGCTTGGAGAACATCCACTGCTGGTTCATCTGCATCATCGGGGTCGCCTCGATGTACAGCGTGCGGCGCTCGACCTCCTCGGTCTCGGTCTCCTTGTCGACCTCGCCGGTCTCCTCGTCGGTGTCGACGGTGACGGGGACCTCCTCCTCGACGGTCTCCGTCTCGATGCGGACCTCCGGGGTCTCCTGGAGGTACATGCCGATGAGACCGGCCGCCTTCTCCTCGTCGTCGTCGACGAGACCGACGATCTCGTACTCGTACTCGAGGTCGTCGCCCGCCAGCGGGTGGTTGAAGTCGACGCGCGAGCGCCCGCCGATCACCGTCTCGACGTAGCCCTGCTCGCCGTCGATGGTGACCTGCGCGCCGGGGTAGCGGTCGTCCTCCGGGATCTTCTCGGCGCTCACCGTGCGCACGTCGTCGGGGTCGAACTCGCCGAACGCCTCGGCGGCGGGGACGGTGACGGTGTTGGTGTCGCCGACCTCCTTCCCGAGCAGGTCCTCGTCGACGGCGCCGAACACGTGGCCCTCGCCGACGACGATGGTGCGCGGGGAGAAGTCGTACTCGTCGTCGTCGATGCCGGCCTCCTCGGCGACCTCCTTGCGGGTGGTGTCGACGACGCGACCCTCCTCGTCGTCCTCGGTCGCGGTGCGGACGGTGTAGTCCAGCCGGACGAAGTCGCCGTCCTGGATCCCGTCGGCGGAGTCGTCGGTTGTCGTCTCCTCGACCGCGTCCTCGCTCGCCTCATCGCCGGCGTCGGCGGACTCGGCCGCCTGCGCCTGCTCTTCTTCGCTCATGTCCGCACGGTCGCTCGTCCGCTTCTTAACAGTCACGTTTCCGTCGGGAACCCCGATACCGGACGGATCGCTGGACGGGGCGACGATCGGCCCGTCGCGGCACCCTTTTGCTCGGCGCCGGCGAGCCGGCGTGTATGTACGAGGTCGAACTGAAGGTCCGCGCCGACCACGACGCCGTCCGCGCCCGTCTCGCTTCGCTCGGCGCCGAGCGCACCCGTCGCGTCGAACAGGTCGACACCTACTACGACGCGCCACACCGGGACTTCGCCGAAACCGACGAGGCGCTCCGGCTCCGCCGCGAGACCCGCCGTGACGGCGACGCGGGGGAGGCCACCGGGGCGACCGAGACGAAGGTGACGTACAAGGGACCGCTCGTGGAGACCGAGTCGAAGACCCGCGAGGAGTTCGAGACCGCCGTCGCCGACGCCGACGCCGCCGAGGGGATCCTCGCGGGGCTGGGCTTCGAGCCGGCCGCCACCGTCGAGAAGGAGCGGGCGTTCTTCGGCCACGACGGCTACACCGTCGCGCTCGACCGGGTCGCCGGTCTCGGCGAGTTCGTCGAGGTCGAACGCGAAGCCGCCGAGACCGACGTCGAGTCGGTCCGCGAGGGCGTCTACGGTGTAGTGAGGGACCTCGGACTCGACCCCGACGAACAGATCCGGACCTCGTACCTCGGGCTCCTGCTCGACGGGCAGTAGTTGCCGGAGGATGCTTCGGAGTAATCGCAGGTGGCACGACTGTTTTCGCAAGTTATAGAGCGGCCGGTGTCCTCACGCCGAACAATGAGGAACATCCAGGTCTCCGAACTCGACCGCCGAGCGGTCGAGGATCAGGAGGTAGAGATCGTCGAGCGGAAGGGGATCGGTCACCCCGACTCCATCTGCGACGGGATCGCAGAGGCCGTCTCCCGCGGGCTGTCGCAGCTGTACCTCGACCGCGTCGGGCACGTGCTCCACTACAACACCGACGAGACGCAGCTGGTCGCCGGCCGTGCGGCGCCCGCCTACGGCGGCGGCGAAGTCCTCGATCCGATCTACGTCCTGATCGTCGGACGGGCGACGAAGCAGTACGAACTCGACGACGGGACGGAGCTGACGCTCCCGGTCGAACGCGTCGCGCTGGAGTCGGCTCGCGCGTACCTGCGGGAGAACCTGCCGGAACTGGACGTCGGGAGCGACCTGATCCTCGACGTCGACCTCGGCGAGGGGTCGGGCGACCTCCAGGACGTGTTCGGCGAGGACGCGGTGGAAGTGCCGATGGCCAACGACACCTCCTTCGGCGTCGGCCACGCGCCGCTCACGGAGACCGAGCGCATCGTGCTGGAGGCCGAGCGCCAGCTGAACGGCGCGTACGGCGCCGACCACCCCGAGATCGGGCAGGACGTGAAGATCATGGGGAAACGCGAGGGCGACCTCATCGACATCACCGTCGCCGCGGCGATGGTCGACAGCTACGTCGCGGACATCGACGAGTACCGCGAGGCGACCGAGCGCGTCGAGGCGTTCGTCACCGACCTCGCGCGGGAGTACACCGACCGCGAGGTGCACGTCGACGTCAACACCGCCGACGACCTGGAGGAAGGCTCCATCTACCTCACGACGACCGGAACCTCCGCCGAGCAGGGCGACGACGGCTCCGTCGGCCGCGGCAACCGCGCCAACGGCTTGATCACGCCGAACCGCCCGATGAGCATGGAGGCGACCTCGGGCAAGAACCCCGTCAACCACATCGGGAAGATCTACAACCTCCTCTCGACGGACATCGCCGAGGCCGT
It encodes the following:
- a CDS encoding PhzF family phenazine biosynthesis protein, which produces MTDHRFHVVDVFARGDERFTGNQLAVFHDAADLDGDEALALTRETNFSECTFVDGRCDDGSYDVRIFDPAEEIPFAGHPTLGTAAVLRELAGDAPGDELTLDLGVGPIDVWVERGPADDRADGAEEYWMRQIPPEFGATVASERIAPVLGLDAAAVDDGAPVQSVSTGLPTLVVPLASVDAVERAATTEPAYTEFVDSFGEHNVLVVARGGVDGGDLHARVFADYAGVPEDPATGSAAGCLAGWLVEHGWLGDGPVSATVEQGYELGRPSRLRLRAERGEDGTPTVEVGGAVVPVAEGRLL
- a CDS encoding sodium:calcium antiporter translates to MVSLLPALGLIVVGTAIVWVAGGRLESASERLGAHYGLPAVVQGAVIAAIGSSFPELTSVVFSVLLYDNFDLGVGAIVGSAVFNILVIPGWSALRGRGLRADRDVVYKETQFYMLAVAVLLLTFSLGVIYVPQPVDDGLTSTLTRPLALIPLALYGVYLFIQAQDVSDFDAPAVEDVNPTRQWLFLIGSILAILVGVEALVEAAVSLETVLGVPSAVWGLTVVAAGTSLPDTVVSVRAAEAGRGPTSLANVLGSNTFDLLVAIPVGVLLAGSIDLDFGTAVPMMGFLTVATLGFLVVTRTDLELERPEAIALLGLYGVFILWMVLETLGVTALVPGI
- a CDS encoding DUF7125 family protein, whose product is MEGRLPTGIEVLDRRLDGGIPAGSIVLFSADPASQSELLLYELTAARGTLYLTTLRSDQAVSDALDRTRSRVGTPTVRDIGGDAPLDAANRLVSALPESANLVIDVTDPLERSERARYRRFLNELQTAMVNTGSVAFLHAMKGGDEPANRAMTEHVADVVWDLDTEVRGSDVVNKLAVPKFRGGRALDETVKLKLEERVAIDTSRDIA
- a CDS encoding MinD/ParA family ATP-binding protein gives rise to the protein MLSITGGKGGTGKTTTTLGLARVFAARGRPVLAVDADWDLPDLGALAGVPRRTAFPDGAGVVDAARDATEAVPGDAREPVRVLPAPERPAERDPGRVFRAIAAETDAGTAVLVDCPAGAAPDAVAPVRAADRALLLSEACTASLRDAAKIAAVARRVDTPVAGAVVTRATVVPSGVGDLLGCRVVACVPRLDEPATASRRARSAHREIADGLTGDRESVKSRRTA
- a CDS encoding YlbF family regulator, producing the protein MSIETDAPEAATTDDSVDALARELGDAIAETSEYRRFEEAKAAVREDEEAQERISEFEQLRQEFAMARQAGRADQETLEQVQEAQQSLHALPVMKEYVEAQDELQDRLEGLNEAISEGLLVDFGGEAGGCCQD
- a CDS encoding FKBP-type peptidyl-prolyl cis-trans isomerase gives rise to the protein MSEEEQAQAAESADAGDEASEDAVEETTTDDSADGIQDGDFVRLDYTVRTATEDDEEGRVVDTTRKEVAEEAGIDDDEYDFSPRTIVVGEGHVFGAVDEDLLGKEVGDTNTVTVPAAEAFGEFDPDDVRTVSAEKIPEDDRYPGAQVTIDGEQGYVETVIGGRSRVDFNHPLAGDDLEYEYEIVGLVDDDEEKAAGLIGMYLQETPEVRIETETVEEEVPVTVDTDEETGEVDKETETEEVERRTLYIEATPMMQMNQQWMFSKQQIAQDIMGRLDLDRVVVEEVIDGSGGMMGGMGGMMGGMGGGMGGEDIEEALDDVDMDDVDVDADELVEELEDAEE
- the cyaB gene encoding class IV adenylate cyclase gives rise to the protein MYEVELKVRADHDAVRARLASLGAERTRRVEQVDTYYDAPHRDFAETDEALRLRRETRRDGDAGEATGATETKVTYKGPLVETESKTREEFETAVADADAAEGILAGLGFEPAATVEKERAFFGHDGYTVALDRVAGLGEFVEVEREAAETDVESVREGVYGVVRDLGLDPDEQIRTSYLGLLLDGQ
- a CDS encoding methionine adenosyltransferase, which codes for MRNIQVSELDRRAVEDQEVEIVERKGIGHPDSICDGIAEAVSRGLSQLYLDRVGHVLHYNTDETQLVAGRAAPAYGGGEVLDPIYVLIVGRATKQYELDDGTELTLPVERVALESARAYLRENLPELDVGSDLILDVDLGEGSGDLQDVFGEDAVEVPMANDTSFGVGHAPLTETERIVLEAERQLNGAYGADHPEIGQDVKIMGKREGDLIDITVAAAMVDSYVADIDEYREATERVEAFVTDLAREYTDREVHVDVNTADDLEEGSIYLTTTGTSAEQGDDGSVGRGNRANGLITPNRPMSMEATSGKNPVNHIGKIYNLLSTDIAEAVTEEVDGIRDLQVRLLSQIGRPIDRPHVADAQVVTEEGVAVADIEAEATEIVDERLANVTDVTRRVIEGELSTF